The genome window TCCACGTCCGAGAGGAGGACGAGCGCGTCCGCCTCCACCACGCCCGCCACCAGCCCGGCCAGGGTGTCGTTGTCGCCGAACTTCAGCTCGTCCACGGAGACGGTGTCGTTCTCGTTGATGACGGGCACCACGCCCGAGGCCAGCAGCCGCTCCAGGGCGTGCTTCACGTTGAGGTAGCGTCGCCGGTCCTGCACGTCCTCGTGGGTGAGGAGCACCTGGGCCACCACCTTCCCCGCCCCGCTGAAGGCCTCCTCGTACGCCTGCATCAGCCGGCTCTGCCCCACCGCCGCGCACGCCTGCTTGCTCGGGATGTCCCGGGGGCGCCCCGGGAGGCCCAGGCGCTCCACGCCCAGGGCAATGGCGCCGCTGGACACCACCACCAGCTCGCGCCCCTGGGCGGCCCACAACAAATCCCGGCCCAGCGCATCGAAATGGTCGCGGTTGAAGCGTCCGGTGGCGTTCGTCAGGGCGTTGGTGCCGATCTTCACCACCACGCGCCGGGCGGCGCGAAGGGCGGTGCGGCCAGCGGAAATCGGAGTCACAGTCACCAGCGTAGGTCAGAAACGGAAAGAGAGCGCGTCCACCGTGTGTTCAATCCAGTCGCGGTTTTCGGAACGGGCCGCGGCATGAAACCCACCCCCCGGGTGGCCATATAGAGTTCCGGATGCGCGGGGGGCCTTCAGTCCCCCGCCAGGAGAGACGGTTTGAAGGAAATCTACGGCAACACCCTGGGCCTCAAGTCGAGCGAGCAGCACCGGCTGCGCAACACCTTCCGGCGACGCGTGTCGCCGCACGAAATCGTGTCGCCCGAGCTTGCCCGTCACCTCACCGAGCTGTCGCGTGAGACGAACCGGCAGGTGGGTGTGCTCATCAACCGCAAGGGCGAAATCGAGCATGTCGTGGTGGGCAATGCCCACAAGCTGGAGCTGCCGGACATCGGCCGCGCCCGCGCCGGCCAGGTGCGTCTGCGTGGCCTGCGGCTGGTCCACACCCACCTCAAGAGCGAGCCCCTGACGAAGGACGACCTCACGGACCTCGCGCTCTTGCGCCTGGACTGCGTGGCGGCCATCGGCGTGGAGCAGGAGGGCCTGCCCGGCGTGCTCCACTACGCGTACCTCGTGCCGGAGAATGGCACCGGCGAGTTCTGGCACGTCAGCACGCTGCCCTCCGTCCACGGGGAGCAGCCGGACCTGACGGACACGCTGGGCGCGCTGGAGGAGGAGTTCAGCCGCAAGGCGGCGGCGCGCACCGTGGCGGGCCGTGAGAAGGCCATCCTCGTGGCGGTGTGCCTGGACGGCAACCGCGGCAAGGCCGAGGCGAGCCTGGCGGAGCTGAAGGAGCTGGCGCGCACGGCGGGCGTGGAGGTCATCGACAGCGTGCTCCAGGTGCGCCGCGAGGCGGACCCGCGCTACCTCATCGGCCGCGGCAAGCTGGAGGACCTGAACCTCCGCTCCATGCAGTCCATGGTGGACCTGCTCATCTTCGACAAGGACCTCACCCCGTCACAGGGGCGCCACATCGGCGAGGCCACCAGCCTCAAGGTGCTGGACCGCTCGCAGCTCATCCTCGACATCTTCGCGCAGCGCGCGCAGAGCGCCGAGGGCAAGCTCCAGGTGGAGCTGGCACAGCTGAAGTACCGGCTGCCCCGGCTGGTGCAGAGCGACGACTCGCTCAGCCGGCTCGCGGGTGGCATCGGCGGCCGGGGCCCTGGCGAGACGAAGCTGGAAATCGACCGACGCCGCGTGCGCGACAGGATTACGAATCTGGAGAAGCGCATCGACGCCATCGGCCGCGAGCGCAGCGTGCGGCGGGCCCAGCGCAACCGGCGCGAGCTGCCCGTCATCTCCATCGTCGGCTACACCAACGCGGGCAAGTCCACGCTGCTCAACGCGATTACCAACGCGCAGGTGCTGGCGGAGGACAAGCTGTTCGCCACGCTGGACCCGACCAGCCGGCGGCTGCGCTTCCCGCAGGAGCGGGAGGTCATCATCACCGACACGGTGGGGTTCATCCGGGACCTTCCCAAGGACCTGGTGGCGGCCTTCCGCGCCACGCTGGAGGAGCTGTACGACGCCAGCCTGCTGCTGCACGTCGTGGACGCGGCGGACCCGTCGCGGGACGAGCAGGTGGAGGCGGTGGAGAACATCCTCGAGGGGCTGGAGCTGATGGA of Pyxidicoccus xibeiensis contains these proteins:
- the hflX gene encoding GTPase HflX, with the translated sequence MKEIYGNTLGLKSSEQHRLRNTFRRRVSPHEIVSPELARHLTELSRETNRQVGVLINRKGEIEHVVVGNAHKLELPDIGRARAGQVRLRGLRLVHTHLKSEPLTKDDLTDLALLRLDCVAAIGVEQEGLPGVLHYAYLVPENGTGEFWHVSTLPSVHGEQPDLTDTLGALEEEFSRKAAARTVAGREKAILVAVCLDGNRGKAEASLAELKELARTAGVEVIDSVLQVRREADPRYLIGRGKLEDLNLRSMQSMVDLLIFDKDLTPSQGRHIGEATSLKVLDRSQLILDIFAQRAQSAEGKLQVELAQLKYRLPRLVQSDDSLSRLAGGIGGRGPGETKLEIDRRRVRDRITNLEKRIDAIGRERSVRRAQRNRRELPVISIVGYTNAGKSTLLNAITNAQVLAEDKLFATLDPTSRRLRFPQEREVIITDTVGFIRDLPKDLVAAFRATLEELYDASLLLHVVDAADPSRDEQVEAVENILEGLELMEKPRLMVWNKADKLAPEEIESLLRSRGGVAISAATREGLASLLAKADTTLFAEGATEAIGAV